A section of the Maylandia zebra isolate NMK-2024a linkage group LG8, Mzebra_GT3a, whole genome shotgun sequence genome encodes:
- the bhlha15 gene encoding class A basic helix-loop-helix protein 15 isoform X2, which yields MKSKGKAVKPSRRNWSDPEPEFGACSSEQEGSEASVRIRGSWRGSLRSGNGKRQGGRRRRKHGSSTKERSIRRLESNERERQRMHKLNNAFQALREAIPHVKTEKKLSKIETLTLAKNYIKALTTIILDMSGGCLPAGGVPSEASAAKLLQCYQQHLEEEGEEGLTQYLTSMHSFSQQS from the coding sequence ATGAAATCCAAAGGGAAGGCTGTGAAGCCATCCAGAAGGAACTGGTCCGACCCGGAGCCGGAATTCGGAGCCTGCTCCAGTGAGCAGGAAGGCTCAGAGGCCTCGGTCCGGATCCGTGGCTCCTGGAGGGGCTCTCTGAGGAGCGGCAATGGCAAGAGGCAGGGAGGCCGCCGGCGACGCAAGCACGGCTCCAGCACCAAAGAGCGCAGCATCCGTCGACTGGAAAGCAACGAAAGGGAACGCCAGCGCATGCACAAACTCAACAACGCCTTCCAAGCACTGCGCGAGGCCATCCCGCATGTGAAAACCGAGAAGAAGCTGTCCAAGATCGAAACGCTGACCCTGGCTAAGAATTACATCAAAGCTTTGACCACCATCATCCTGGATATGTCAGGGGGCTGCCTGCCTGCTGGCGGGGTCCCTTCAGAGGCCAGCGCTGCCAAGCTCCTCCAGTGCTACCAGCAGCACCTGGAGGAAGAGGGGGAGGAAGGTCTCACCCAATACCTCACCAGTATGCATAGCTTCAGCCAGCAAAGCTAA